The following are encoded together in the Ictidomys tridecemlineatus isolate mIctTri1 chromosome X, mIctTri1.hap1, whole genome shotgun sequence genome:
- the Rbm10 gene encoding RNA-binding protein 10 isoform X10 gives MPGSPPLTARAEKVSVDAGRGGGESLQEASPRLADHGGSSGGGWEVKRSQRLRRGPSSPRRPYQDMEYERRGGRGDRTGRYGATDRSQDDGGENRSRDHDYRDMDYRSYPREYGSQEGKHDYDDSSEEQSAEIRGQLQSHGVQAREVRLMRNKSSGQSRGFAFVEFSHLQDATRWMEANQHSLNILGQKVSMHYSDPKPKINEDWLCNKCGVQNFKRREKCFKCGVPKSEAEQKLPLGTRLDPQALPLGGRELSQGLLPLPQPYQAQGVLASQALSQGSEPSSENANDTIILRNLNPHSTMDSILGALAPYAVLSSSNVRVIKDKQTQLNRGFAFIQLSTIEAAQLLQILQALHPPLTIDGKTINVEFAKGSKRDMASNEGSRINAASVASTAIAAAQWAISQASQGGEGAWATPEEPPVDYSYYQQDEGYGGSQGTDSSLYAHGYLKGTKGPGITGTKGDPTGAGPEASLEPGADSVSLQAFSRAQPGTAPGLYQQSAAEASSSQGTAANSQSYTIMSPAVLKSELQSPTHPSSALPPATSPTAQESYSQYPVPDVSTYQYDETSGYYYDPQTGLYYDPNSQYYYNAQSQQYLYWDGERRTYVPALEQSADGHKETGAPSKEGKEKKEKHKTKTAQQIAKDMERWARSLNKQKENFKNSFQPISSLRDDERRESATADAGYAILEKKGALAERQHTSMDLPKLASDDRPSPPRGLVAAYSGESDSEEEQERGGGPEREEKLTDWQKLACLLCRRQFPSKEALIRHQQLSGLHKQNLEIHRRAHLSENELEALEKNDMEQMKYRDRAAERREKYGIPEPPEPKRRKYGGISTASVDFEQPTRDGLGSDNIGSRMLQAMGWKEGSGLGRKKQGIVTPIEAQTRVRGSGLGARGSSYGVTSTESYKETLHKTMVTRFNEAQ, from the exons AGGTGGTCGTGGTGACAGGACTGGGCGCTATGGAGCCACTGACCGCTCACAGGATGATGGTGGGGAGAACCGCAGTCGAGACCATGACTACCGGGATATGGACTACCGCTCATACCCCCGCGAGTATGGCAGCCAGGAGGGCAAGCACGACTATGACGACTCATCTGAggagcagagtgcagag ATCCGTGGCCAGCTGCAGTCCCACGGGGTCCAAGCTCGGGAGGTCCGGCTGATGCGGAACAAATCTTCAG GTCAGAGCCGGGGCTTCGCCTTCGTCGAGTTTAGTCACTTGCAGGACGCTACACGATGGATGGAAGCCAATCAG CACTCCCTCAACATCCTTGGCCAGAAGGTGTCTATGCACTACAGTGACCCCAAGCCCAAGATCAATGAGGACTGGCTGTGTAATAAG TGTGGCGTCCAGAACTTCAAACGCCGAGAAAAGTGCTTCAAATGTGGCGTGCCCAAGTCAG AGGCAGAGCAGAAGCTGCCCCTTGGAACAAGGTTGGATCCACAGGCGCTGCCACTGGGTGGCCGGGAGCTAAGCCAGGGCCTGCTCCCACTGCCACAGCCCTACCAGGCCCAAGGAGTGCTGGCCTCCCAAGCCCTGTCACAGGGTTCAGAGCCAAGCTCGGAGAACGCCAATGACA CCATCATCTTACGCAATCTGAACCCACATAGCACCATGGACTCCATCCTGGGGGCCCTGGCACCCTACGCGGTGCTGTCCTCCTCCAATGTGCGAGTCATCAAGGACAAACAGACCCAACTGAACAGAGGCTTCGCCTTCATCCAGCTCTCCACCATC GAGGCAGCCCAACTGCTGCAGATCCTGCAGGCCCTGCACCCACCACTCACCATCGATGGCAAGACCATCAACGTCGAGTTTGCCAAGGGTTCTAAGAG GGACATGGCCTCCAACGAAGGCAGTCGCATCAATGCTGCCTCTGTGGCCAGCACTGCCATTGCTGCGGCCCAGTGGGCCATCTCACAG GCCTCCCAGGGTGGGGAGGGTGCCTGGGCCACCCCCGAGGAGCCACCGGTCGACTACAGCTACTACCAACAGGATGAGGGCTATGGCGGCAGCCAGGGCACAGACTCCTCCCTCTATGCCCATGGCTACCTCAAGGGCACCAAGGGCCCCGGAATCACTGGAACCAAAGGGGATCCAACAGGAGCAG GTCCTGAGGCCTCCCTAGAGCCTGGGGCAGATTCTGTGTCACTGCAGGCTTTCTCCCGTGCCCAGCCTGGTACTGCCCCTGGCCTCTACCAACAGTCAGCAGCTGAGGCAAGCAGCAGCCAGGGTACTGCTGCCAACAGCCAG TCATACACCATCATGTCACCTGCTGTGCTCAAATCTGAGCTCCAGAGCCCTACCCATCCCAGCTCTGCCCTTCCACCGGCCACCAGCCCCACTGCCCAGGAGTCCTATAGCCAGTATC CTGTTCCTGATGTCTCCACGTACCAGTATGATGAGACATCTGGTTACTACTATGACCCTCAGACTGGCCTCTACTATGACCCTAATTCCCAG TATTACTACAATGCTCAGAGCCAGCAATACCTATACTGGGATGGGGAGCGGCGAACCTATGTTCCTGCCCTGGAGCAGTCAGCTGACGGACATAAGGAGACAGGGGCACCATCAAAGGAGggcaaagagaagaaggagaagcaCAAGACCAAGACAGCCCAACAG ATTGCCAAGGACATGGAACGCTGGGCCCGTAGTCTCAATAagcagaaagaaaacttcaaaaacagctTCCAGCCTATTAGCTCTCTACGAGATGATGAAAGGCGGGAGTCGGCAACTGCAGATGCAGGCTATGCCATTCTTGAGAAGAAG GGAGCATTAGCTGAGAGACAACACACCAGCATGGATCTCCCCAAATTGGCCAGTGATGACCGTCCA AGCCCGCCTCGGGGGCTGGTGGCAGCCTACAGTGGGGAGAGTGACAGCGAAGAGGAACAAGAGCGAGGTGGGGGCCCTGAACGAGAGGAAAAACTCACAGACTGGCAGAAGCTGGCCTGTCTGCTCTGCCGGCGCCAGTTCCCCAGCAAGGAGGCACTTATCCGGCACCAGCAGCTCTCTGGGCTCCACAAG CAAAACCTTGAGATTCACCGGCGAGCCCACTTGTCAGAAAATGAGCTAGAAGCACTAGAGAAAAATGATATGGAG caaatgaaGTACCGGGACCGTGCAGCTGAACGCAGGGAGAAGTATGGCATCCCTGAGCCGCCAGAGCCCAAGAGGAGGAAGTATGGCGGCATATCTACAGCCTCCGT GGACTTTGAGCAGCCCACTCGGGATGGGCTGGGCAGTGACAACATTGGCAGTCGCATGCTCCAGGCCATGGGCTGGAAAGAGGGCAGTGGCCTGGGCCGCAAGAAGCAGGGCATTGTAACACCCATTGAG GCCCAAACACGGGTGCGGGGCTCCGGCCTAGGTGCCCGGGGCAGTTCCTATGGGGTCACCTCAACTGAGTCCTACAAGGAGACACTGCACAAGACAATGGTGACACGCTTCAATGAGGCCCAGTGA
- the Rbm10 gene encoding RNA-binding protein 10 isoform X9, with translation MPGSPPLTARAEKVSVDAGRGGGESLQEASPRLADHGGSSGGGWEVKRSQRLRRGPSSPRRPYQDMEYERRGGRGDRTGRYGATDRSQDDGGENRSRDHDYRDMDYRSYPREYGSQEGKHDYDDSSEEQSAEIRGQLQSHGVQAREVRLMRNKSSGQSRGFAFVEFSHLQDATRWMEANQHSLNILGQKVSMHYSDPKPKINEDWLCNKCGVQNFKRREKCFKCGVPKSEAEQKLPLGTRLDPQALPLGGRELSQGLLPLPQPYQAQGVLASQALSQGSEPSSENANDTIILRNLNPHSTMDSILGALAPYAVLSSSNVRVIKDKQTQLNRGFAFIQLSTIVEAAQLLQILQALHPPLTIDGKTINVEFAKGSKRDMASNEGSRINAASVASTAIAAAQWAISQASQGGEGAWATPEEPPVDYSYYQQDEGYGGSQGTDSSLYAHGYLKGTKGPGITGTKGDPTGAGPEASLEPGADSVSLQAFSRAQPGTAPGLYQQSAAEASSSQGTAANSQSYTIMSPAVLKSELQSPTHPSSALPPATSPTAQESYSQYPVPDVSTYQYDETSGYYYDPQTGLYYDPNSQYYYNAQSQQYLYWDGERRTYVPALEQSADGHKETGAPSKEGKEKKEKHKTKTAQQIAKDMERWARSLNKQKENFKNSFQPISSLRDDERRESATADAGYAILEKKGALAERQHTSMDLPKLASDDRPSPPRGLVAAYSGESDSEEEQERGGGPEREEKLTDWQKLACLLCRRQFPSKEALIRHQQLSGLHKQNLEIHRRAHLSENELEALEKNDMEQMKYRDRAAERREKYGIPEPPEPKRRKYGGISTASVDFEQPTRDGLGSDNIGSRMLQAMGWKEGSGLGRKKQGIVTPIEAQTRVRGSGLGARGSSYGVTSTESYKETLHKTMVTRFNEAQ, from the exons AGGTGGTCGTGGTGACAGGACTGGGCGCTATGGAGCCACTGACCGCTCACAGGATGATGGTGGGGAGAACCGCAGTCGAGACCATGACTACCGGGATATGGACTACCGCTCATACCCCCGCGAGTATGGCAGCCAGGAGGGCAAGCACGACTATGACGACTCATCTGAggagcagagtgcagag ATCCGTGGCCAGCTGCAGTCCCACGGGGTCCAAGCTCGGGAGGTCCGGCTGATGCGGAACAAATCTTCAG GTCAGAGCCGGGGCTTCGCCTTCGTCGAGTTTAGTCACTTGCAGGACGCTACACGATGGATGGAAGCCAATCAG CACTCCCTCAACATCCTTGGCCAGAAGGTGTCTATGCACTACAGTGACCCCAAGCCCAAGATCAATGAGGACTGGCTGTGTAATAAG TGTGGCGTCCAGAACTTCAAACGCCGAGAAAAGTGCTTCAAATGTGGCGTGCCCAAGTCAG AGGCAGAGCAGAAGCTGCCCCTTGGAACAAGGTTGGATCCACAGGCGCTGCCACTGGGTGGCCGGGAGCTAAGCCAGGGCCTGCTCCCACTGCCACAGCCCTACCAGGCCCAAGGAGTGCTGGCCTCCCAAGCCCTGTCACAGGGTTCAGAGCCAAGCTCGGAGAACGCCAATGACA CCATCATCTTACGCAATCTGAACCCACATAGCACCATGGACTCCATCCTGGGGGCCCTGGCACCCTACGCGGTGCTGTCCTCCTCCAATGTGCGAGTCATCAAGGACAAACAGACCCAACTGAACAGAGGCTTCGCCTTCATCCAGCTCTCCACCATCGTG GAGGCAGCCCAACTGCTGCAGATCCTGCAGGCCCTGCACCCACCACTCACCATCGATGGCAAGACCATCAACGTCGAGTTTGCCAAGGGTTCTAAGAG GGACATGGCCTCCAACGAAGGCAGTCGCATCAATGCTGCCTCTGTGGCCAGCACTGCCATTGCTGCGGCCCAGTGGGCCATCTCACAG GCCTCCCAGGGTGGGGAGGGTGCCTGGGCCACCCCCGAGGAGCCACCGGTCGACTACAGCTACTACCAACAGGATGAGGGCTATGGCGGCAGCCAGGGCACAGACTCCTCCCTCTATGCCCATGGCTACCTCAAGGGCACCAAGGGCCCCGGAATCACTGGAACCAAAGGGGATCCAACAGGAGCAG GTCCTGAGGCCTCCCTAGAGCCTGGGGCAGATTCTGTGTCACTGCAGGCTTTCTCCCGTGCCCAGCCTGGTACTGCCCCTGGCCTCTACCAACAGTCAGCAGCTGAGGCAAGCAGCAGCCAGGGTACTGCTGCCAACAGCCAG TCATACACCATCATGTCACCTGCTGTGCTCAAATCTGAGCTCCAGAGCCCTACCCATCCCAGCTCTGCCCTTCCACCGGCCACCAGCCCCACTGCCCAGGAGTCCTATAGCCAGTATC CTGTTCCTGATGTCTCCACGTACCAGTATGATGAGACATCTGGTTACTACTATGACCCTCAGACTGGCCTCTACTATGACCCTAATTCCCAG TATTACTACAATGCTCAGAGCCAGCAATACCTATACTGGGATGGGGAGCGGCGAACCTATGTTCCTGCCCTGGAGCAGTCAGCTGACGGACATAAGGAGACAGGGGCACCATCAAAGGAGggcaaagagaagaaggagaagcaCAAGACCAAGACAGCCCAACAG ATTGCCAAGGACATGGAACGCTGGGCCCGTAGTCTCAATAagcagaaagaaaacttcaaaaacagctTCCAGCCTATTAGCTCTCTACGAGATGATGAAAGGCGGGAGTCGGCAACTGCAGATGCAGGCTATGCCATTCTTGAGAAGAAG GGAGCATTAGCTGAGAGACAACACACCAGCATGGATCTCCCCAAATTGGCCAGTGATGACCGTCCA AGCCCGCCTCGGGGGCTGGTGGCAGCCTACAGTGGGGAGAGTGACAGCGAAGAGGAACAAGAGCGAGGTGGGGGCCCTGAACGAGAGGAAAAACTCACAGACTGGCAGAAGCTGGCCTGTCTGCTCTGCCGGCGCCAGTTCCCCAGCAAGGAGGCACTTATCCGGCACCAGCAGCTCTCTGGGCTCCACAAG CAAAACCTTGAGATTCACCGGCGAGCCCACTTGTCAGAAAATGAGCTAGAAGCACTAGAGAAAAATGATATGGAG caaatgaaGTACCGGGACCGTGCAGCTGAACGCAGGGAGAAGTATGGCATCCCTGAGCCGCCAGAGCCCAAGAGGAGGAAGTATGGCGGCATATCTACAGCCTCCGT GGACTTTGAGCAGCCCACTCGGGATGGGCTGGGCAGTGACAACATTGGCAGTCGCATGCTCCAGGCCATGGGCTGGAAAGAGGGCAGTGGCCTGGGCCGCAAGAAGCAGGGCATTGTAACACCCATTGAG GCCCAAACACGGGTGCGGGGCTCCGGCCTAGGTGCCCGGGGCAGTTCCTATGGGGTCACCTCAACTGAGTCCTACAAGGAGACACTGCACAAGACAATGGTGACACGCTTCAATGAGGCCCAGTGA
- the Rbm10 gene encoding RNA-binding protein 10 isoform X8, producing the protein MPGSPPLTARAEKVSVDAGRGGGESLQEASPRLADHGGSSGGGWEVKRSQRLRRGPSSPRRPYQDMEYERRGGRGDRTGRYGATDRSQDDGGENRSRDHDYRDMDYRSYPREYGSQEGKHDYDDSSEEQSAEIRGQLQSHGVQAREVRLMRNKSSGQSRGFAFVEFSHLQDATRWMEANQHSLNILGQKVSMHYSDPKPKINEDWLCNKCGVQNFKRREKCFKCGVPKSAYVPPSPTEAEQKLPLGTRLDPQALPLGGRELSQGLLPLPQPYQAQGVLASQALSQGSEPSSENANDTIILRNLNPHSTMDSILGALAPYAVLSSSNVRVIKDKQTQLNRGFAFIQLSTIVEAAQLLQILQALHPPLTIDGKTINVEFAKGSKRDMASNEGSRINAASVASTAIAAAQWAISQASQGGEGAWATPEEPPVDYSYYQQDEGYGGSQGTDSSLYAHGYLKGTKGPGITGTKGDPTGAGPEASLEPGADSVSLQAFSRAQPGTAPGLYQQSAAEASSSQGTAANSQSYTIMSPAVLKSELQSPTHPSSALPPATSPTAQESYSQYPVPDVSTYQYDETSGYYYDPQTGLYYDPNSQYYYNAQSQQYLYWDGERRTYVPALEQSADGHKETGAPSKEGKEKKEKHKTKTAQQIAKDMERWARSLNKQKENFKNSFQPISSLRDDERRESATADAGYAILEKKGALAERQHTSMDLPKLASDDRPSPPRGLVAAYSGESDSEEEQERGGGPEREEKLTDWQKLACLLCRRQFPSKEALIRHQQLSGLHKQNLEIHRRAHLSENELEALEKNDMEQMKYRDRAAERREKYGIPEPPEPKRRKYGGISTASVDFEQPTRDGLGSDNIGSRMLQAMGWKEGSGLGRKKQGIVTPIEAQTRVRGSGLGARGSSYGVTSTESYKETLHKTMVTRFNEAQ; encoded by the exons AGGTGGTCGTGGTGACAGGACTGGGCGCTATGGAGCCACTGACCGCTCACAGGATGATGGTGGGGAGAACCGCAGTCGAGACCATGACTACCGGGATATGGACTACCGCTCATACCCCCGCGAGTATGGCAGCCAGGAGGGCAAGCACGACTATGACGACTCATCTGAggagcagagtgcagag ATCCGTGGCCAGCTGCAGTCCCACGGGGTCCAAGCTCGGGAGGTCCGGCTGATGCGGAACAAATCTTCAG GTCAGAGCCGGGGCTTCGCCTTCGTCGAGTTTAGTCACTTGCAGGACGCTACACGATGGATGGAAGCCAATCAG CACTCCCTCAACATCCTTGGCCAGAAGGTGTCTATGCACTACAGTGACCCCAAGCCCAAGATCAATGAGGACTGGCTGTGTAATAAG TGTGGCGTCCAGAACTTCAAACGCCGAGAAAAGTGCTTCAAATGTGGCGTGCCCAAGTCAG cctatgtcccACCATCCCCAACAGAGGCAGAGCAGAAGCTGCCCCTTGGAACAAGGTTGGATCCACAGGCGCTGCCACTGGGTGGCCGGGAGCTAAGCCAGGGCCTGCTCCCACTGCCACAGCCCTACCAGGCCCAAGGAGTGCTGGCCTCCCAAGCCCTGTCACAGGGTTCAGAGCCAAGCTCGGAGAACGCCAATGACA CCATCATCTTACGCAATCTGAACCCACATAGCACCATGGACTCCATCCTGGGGGCCCTGGCACCCTACGCGGTGCTGTCCTCCTCCAATGTGCGAGTCATCAAGGACAAACAGACCCAACTGAACAGAGGCTTCGCCTTCATCCAGCTCTCCACCATCGTG GAGGCAGCCCAACTGCTGCAGATCCTGCAGGCCCTGCACCCACCACTCACCATCGATGGCAAGACCATCAACGTCGAGTTTGCCAAGGGTTCTAAGAG GGACATGGCCTCCAACGAAGGCAGTCGCATCAATGCTGCCTCTGTGGCCAGCACTGCCATTGCTGCGGCCCAGTGGGCCATCTCACAG GCCTCCCAGGGTGGGGAGGGTGCCTGGGCCACCCCCGAGGAGCCACCGGTCGACTACAGCTACTACCAACAGGATGAGGGCTATGGCGGCAGCCAGGGCACAGACTCCTCCCTCTATGCCCATGGCTACCTCAAGGGCACCAAGGGCCCCGGAATCACTGGAACCAAAGGGGATCCAACAGGAGCAG GTCCTGAGGCCTCCCTAGAGCCTGGGGCAGATTCTGTGTCACTGCAGGCTTTCTCCCGTGCCCAGCCTGGTACTGCCCCTGGCCTCTACCAACAGTCAGCAGCTGAGGCAAGCAGCAGCCAGGGTACTGCTGCCAACAGCCAG TCATACACCATCATGTCACCTGCTGTGCTCAAATCTGAGCTCCAGAGCCCTACCCATCCCAGCTCTGCCCTTCCACCGGCCACCAGCCCCACTGCCCAGGAGTCCTATAGCCAGTATC CTGTTCCTGATGTCTCCACGTACCAGTATGATGAGACATCTGGTTACTACTATGACCCTCAGACTGGCCTCTACTATGACCCTAATTCCCAG TATTACTACAATGCTCAGAGCCAGCAATACCTATACTGGGATGGGGAGCGGCGAACCTATGTTCCTGCCCTGGAGCAGTCAGCTGACGGACATAAGGAGACAGGGGCACCATCAAAGGAGggcaaagagaagaaggagaagcaCAAGACCAAGACAGCCCAACAG ATTGCCAAGGACATGGAACGCTGGGCCCGTAGTCTCAATAagcagaaagaaaacttcaaaaacagctTCCAGCCTATTAGCTCTCTACGAGATGATGAAAGGCGGGAGTCGGCAACTGCAGATGCAGGCTATGCCATTCTTGAGAAGAAG GGAGCATTAGCTGAGAGACAACACACCAGCATGGATCTCCCCAAATTGGCCAGTGATGACCGTCCA AGCCCGCCTCGGGGGCTGGTGGCAGCCTACAGTGGGGAGAGTGACAGCGAAGAGGAACAAGAGCGAGGTGGGGGCCCTGAACGAGAGGAAAAACTCACAGACTGGCAGAAGCTGGCCTGTCTGCTCTGCCGGCGCCAGTTCCCCAGCAAGGAGGCACTTATCCGGCACCAGCAGCTCTCTGGGCTCCACAAG CAAAACCTTGAGATTCACCGGCGAGCCCACTTGTCAGAAAATGAGCTAGAAGCACTAGAGAAAAATGATATGGAG caaatgaaGTACCGGGACCGTGCAGCTGAACGCAGGGAGAAGTATGGCATCCCTGAGCCGCCAGAGCCCAAGAGGAGGAAGTATGGCGGCATATCTACAGCCTCCGT GGACTTTGAGCAGCCCACTCGGGATGGGCTGGGCAGTGACAACATTGGCAGTCGCATGCTCCAGGCCATGGGCTGGAAAGAGGGCAGTGGCCTGGGCCGCAAGAAGCAGGGCATTGTAACACCCATTGAG GCCCAAACACGGGTGCGGGGCTCCGGCCTAGGTGCCCGGGGCAGTTCCTATGGGGTCACCTCAACTGAGTCCTACAAGGAGACACTGCACAAGACAATGGTGACACGCTTCAATGAGGCCCAGTGA
- the Rbm10 gene encoding RNA-binding protein 10 isoform X11, with protein sequence MDYRSYPREYGSQEGKHDYDDSSEEQSAEDSYEASPGSETQRRRRRRHRHSPTGPPGFPRDGDYRDQDYRTEQGEEEEEDEEEEEEEKASNIVMLRMLPQAATEDDIRGQLQSHGVQAREVRLMRNKSSGQSRGFAFVEFSHLQDATRWMEANQHSLNILGQKVSMHYSDPKPKINEDWLCNKCGVQNFKRREKCFKCGVPKSAYVPPSPTEAEQKLPLGTRLDPQALPLGGRELSQGLLPLPQPYQAQGVLASQALSQGSEPSSENANDTIILRNLNPHSTMDSILGALAPYAVLSSSNVRVIKDKQTQLNRGFAFIQLSTIVEAAQLLQILQALHPPLTIDGKTINVEFAKGSKRDMASNEGSRINAASVASTAIAAAQWAISQASQGGEGAWATPEEPPVDYSYYQQDEGYGGSQGTDSSLYAHGYLKGTKGPGITGTKGDPTGAGPEASLEPGADSVSLQAFSRAQPGTAPGLYQQSAAEASSSQGTAANSQSYTIMSPAVLKSELQSPTHPSSALPPATSPTAQESYSQYPVPDVSTYQYDETSGYYYDPQTGLYYDPNSQYYYNAQSQQYLYWDGERRTYVPALEQSADGHKETGAPSKEGKEKKEKHKTKTAQQIAKDMERWARSLNKQKENFKNSFQPISSLRDDERRESATADAGYAILEKKGALAERQHTSMDLPKLASDDRPSPPRGLVAAYSGESDSEEEQERGGGPEREEKLTDWQKLACLLCRRQFPSKEALIRHQQLSGLHKQNLEIHRRAHLSENELEALEKNDMEQMKYRDRAAERREKYGIPEPPEPKRRKYGGISTASVDFEQPTRDGLGSDNIGSRMLQAMGWKEGSGLGRKKQGIVTPIEAQTRVRGSGLGARGSSYGVTSTESYKETLHKTMVTRFNEAQ encoded by the exons ATGGACTACCGCTCATACCCCCGCGAGTATGGCAGCCAGGAGGGCAAGCACGACTATGACGACTCATCTGAggagcagagtgcagag GATTCCTACGAGGCCTCCCCGGGCTCCGAGACTCAGCgtaggcggcggcggcggcacaGGCACAGCCCCACTGGCCCGCCAGGCTTCCCCCGAGACGGCGACTATCGGGACCAGGACTATCGGACCGagcaaggggaggaggaggaggaggatgaggaggaggaggaggaggagaaggccaGTAACATCGTCATGCTGAGGATGCTGCCACAGGCAGCCACTGAGGATGAC ATCCGTGGCCAGCTGCAGTCCCACGGGGTCCAAGCTCGGGAGGTCCGGCTGATGCGGAACAAATCTTCAG GTCAGAGCCGGGGCTTCGCCTTCGTCGAGTTTAGTCACTTGCAGGACGCTACACGATGGATGGAAGCCAATCAG CACTCCCTCAACATCCTTGGCCAGAAGGTGTCTATGCACTACAGTGACCCCAAGCCCAAGATCAATGAGGACTGGCTGTGTAATAAG TGTGGCGTCCAGAACTTCAAACGCCGAGAAAAGTGCTTCAAATGTGGCGTGCCCAAGTCAG cctatgtcccACCATCCCCAACAGAGGCAGAGCAGAAGCTGCCCCTTGGAACAAGGTTGGATCCACAGGCGCTGCCACTGGGTGGCCGGGAGCTAAGCCAGGGCCTGCTCCCACTGCCACAGCCCTACCAGGCCCAAGGAGTGCTGGCCTCCCAAGCCCTGTCACAGGGTTCAGAGCCAAGCTCGGAGAACGCCAATGACA CCATCATCTTACGCAATCTGAACCCACATAGCACCATGGACTCCATCCTGGGGGCCCTGGCACCCTACGCGGTGCTGTCCTCCTCCAATGTGCGAGTCATCAAGGACAAACAGACCCAACTGAACAGAGGCTTCGCCTTCATCCAGCTCTCCACCATCGTG GAGGCAGCCCAACTGCTGCAGATCCTGCAGGCCCTGCACCCACCACTCACCATCGATGGCAAGACCATCAACGTCGAGTTTGCCAAGGGTTCTAAGAG GGACATGGCCTCCAACGAAGGCAGTCGCATCAATGCTGCCTCTGTGGCCAGCACTGCCATTGCTGCGGCCCAGTGGGCCATCTCACAG GCCTCCCAGGGTGGGGAGGGTGCCTGGGCCACCCCCGAGGAGCCACCGGTCGACTACAGCTACTACCAACAGGATGAGGGCTATGGCGGCAGCCAGGGCACAGACTCCTCCCTCTATGCCCATGGCTACCTCAAGGGCACCAAGGGCCCCGGAATCACTGGAACCAAAGGGGATCCAACAGGAGCAG GTCCTGAGGCCTCCCTAGAGCCTGGGGCAGATTCTGTGTCACTGCAGGCTTTCTCCCGTGCCCAGCCTGGTACTGCCCCTGGCCTCTACCAACAGTCAGCAGCTGAGGCAAGCAGCAGCCAGGGTACTGCTGCCAACAGCCAG TCATACACCATCATGTCACCTGCTGTGCTCAAATCTGAGCTCCAGAGCCCTACCCATCCCAGCTCTGCCCTTCCACCGGCCACCAGCCCCACTGCCCAGGAGTCCTATAGCCAGTATC CTGTTCCTGATGTCTCCACGTACCAGTATGATGAGACATCTGGTTACTACTATGACCCTCAGACTGGCCTCTACTATGACCCTAATTCCCAG TATTACTACAATGCTCAGAGCCAGCAATACCTATACTGGGATGGGGAGCGGCGAACCTATGTTCCTGCCCTGGAGCAGTCAGCTGACGGACATAAGGAGACAGGGGCACCATCAAAGGAGggcaaagagaagaaggagaagcaCAAGACCAAGACAGCCCAACAG ATTGCCAAGGACATGGAACGCTGGGCCCGTAGTCTCAATAagcagaaagaaaacttcaaaaacagctTCCAGCCTATTAGCTCTCTACGAGATGATGAAAGGCGGGAGTCGGCAACTGCAGATGCAGGCTATGCCATTCTTGAGAAGAAG GGAGCATTAGCTGAGAGACAACACACCAGCATGGATCTCCCCAAATTGGCCAGTGATGACCGTCCA AGCCCGCCTCGGGGGCTGGTGGCAGCCTACAGTGGGGAGAGTGACAGCGAAGAGGAACAAGAGCGAGGTGGGGGCCCTGAACGAGAGGAAAAACTCACAGACTGGCAGAAGCTGGCCTGTCTGCTCTGCCGGCGCCAGTTCCCCAGCAAGGAGGCACTTATCCGGCACCAGCAGCTCTCTGGGCTCCACAAG CAAAACCTTGAGATTCACCGGCGAGCCCACTTGTCAGAAAATGAGCTAGAAGCACTAGAGAAAAATGATATGGAG caaatgaaGTACCGGGACCGTGCAGCTGAACGCAGGGAGAAGTATGGCATCCCTGAGCCGCCAGAGCCCAAGAGGAGGAAGTATGGCGGCATATCTACAGCCTCCGT GGACTTTGAGCAGCCCACTCGGGATGGGCTGGGCAGTGACAACATTGGCAGTCGCATGCTCCAGGCCATGGGCTGGAAAGAGGGCAGTGGCCTGGGCCGCAAGAAGCAGGGCATTGTAACACCCATTGAG GCCCAAACACGGGTGCGGGGCTCCGGCCTAGGTGCCCGGGGCAGTTCCTATGGGGTCACCTCAACTGAGTCCTACAAGGAGACACTGCACAAGACAATGGTGACACGCTTCAATGAGGCCCAGTGA